In one window of Desertifilum tharense IPPAS B-1220 DNA:
- a CDS encoding outer membrane beta-barrel protein, translated as MSAFFHSSPVLLFASLVGCSMVWLVGDRPMLAATCDSPVTIAWEVVPLLASSEDALLTKRDFVGISHSAIDLHPTFTLQAQQPSLDFPLDAPLQPIDPLDIEAELGDIEILPSPLDLVPPQVPTLELLLRSSTFNSSNVFAREDARSDLVFVNSLLLVATPQLGPQTRLVAGIEGGLVRFANEGEMNYNLVRFTAGIQQQLASRMYGQLSWVQDRVYQADDGDRFLLQDTARLLIGRQDPLSEQWRLDSFYELSASFASPSSRNQIMNALGVRFRREITSDLEGTLDYRLSLEDYTKTNRFDIKHQVGAALYYNISPRFLIGGSVSYLFGSSSRAAVDVNNFSIGVNLGVNLPLF; from the coding sequence ATGTCCGCATTTTTTCACAGTTCCCCTGTTTTATTATTCGCTAGCTTAGTCGGATGCTCAATGGTTTGGCTAGTTGGCGATCGCCCAATGTTGGCCGCTACCTGTGACTCTCCTGTGACTATCGCTTGGGAAGTGGTACCGCTACTGGCGTCTTCTGAGGATGCTCTACTGACAAAGCGCGATTTTGTGGGTATCTCTCATTCTGCGATTGATTTACACCCCACCTTCACCCTACAAGCGCAACAACCTTCACTAGATTTTCCCCTAGATGCACCGCTACAACCGATCGATCCTCTCGATATTGAAGCGGAGTTAGGGGACATTGAAATTTTACCGTCTCCTTTGGATCTAGTACCGCCTCAAGTTCCCACCTTAGAATTGCTGTTGCGTTCGTCTACGTTTAACAGTTCTAACGTGTTTGCGCGGGAAGATGCGAGGAGCGATTTAGTTTTTGTCAATAGTTTGTTACTTGTAGCAACTCCTCAGTTAGGCCCCCAGACGCGCTTAGTGGCGGGGATAGAAGGCGGGTTAGTCCGGTTTGCGAATGAGGGAGAGATGAATTACAATCTCGTGCGCTTTACCGCCGGGATACAGCAGCAGTTAGCGTCGCGGATGTATGGTCAACTCAGTTGGGTGCAGGATCGGGTGTATCAGGCCGATGATGGCGATCGCTTTTTACTCCAAGATACCGCACGCCTGTTAATTGGGCGACAAGACCCTTTAAGCGAACAGTGGCGCTTAGATTCGTTTTATGAGTTAAGTGCTAGTTTTGCGTCTCCTAGCAGCCGCAATCAGATTATGAACGCATTGGGGGTGCGTTTCCGCCGGGAGATTACTTCAGATTTGGAAGGAACGTTAGATTATCGTTTGAGTTTAGAAGATTACACAAAAACGAATCGCTTTGATATCAAGCATCAAGTTGGCGCTGCTCTTTATTACAATATCAGTCCGCGCTTCCTGATCGGCGGTTCTGTGTCCTATCTTTTCGGTTCCTCTTCTCGCGCTGCTGTCGATGTAAATAATTTTTCGATTGGGGTAAATTTAGGCGTAAATTTACCGTTGTTTTAA
- a CDS encoding branched-chain amino acid transaminase yields the protein MHNFLPIAYFRNQFVPFTDANISIATHALHYGTAAFGGLRGIPDPQNPQQALLFRLDRHCQRLSNSARFLLFDLSADKIQSIIVDFVKKNQPTSSFYIRPLVYTSDLGISPRLHNIEKDFFVYGLELGDYLSPEGINCRISSWYRQEDRSLPLRGKISGAYITSSLAKTEAVESGFDEAILMNSQGKVCEASGMNIFIVRNGQLITPGYEQDILEGITRDSVLTLARDLGIPTVERSVDKSELFIADEVFLCGTAAKITPVKRIENYSFSTKRPITEKLREKLTAITENRDPQYQDWVYTIPL from the coding sequence ATGCATAACTTTTTACCAATTGCATACTTTAGAAATCAGTTTGTACCCTTTACTGATGCTAATATTTCAATTGCCACCCACGCTCTCCACTACGGAACCGCCGCCTTTGGCGGACTGCGCGGGATTCCCGATCCTCAAAATCCCCAACAGGCGCTACTATTTCGTCTAGACCGCCACTGTCAGCGCCTCAGCAACAGCGCCCGTTTTCTTCTGTTTGACCTAAGTGCCGATAAAATTCAAAGCATTATTGTTGATTTCGTCAAAAAAAATCAACCCACCTCATCCTTTTACATCCGTCCCCTAGTTTACACCTCAGACCTCGGCATTTCTCCCCGCCTCCACAACATTGAAAAAGACTTCTTCGTCTACGGTTTGGAACTCGGCGATTATCTATCCCCAGAAGGCATTAACTGTCGCATTAGTTCCTGGTATCGTCAAGAAGACCGCAGCCTCCCCCTAAGAGGAAAAATCAGCGGCGCTTACATCACCTCCTCCCTCGCCAAAACCGAAGCCGTAGAATCAGGCTTTGACGAAGCCATCCTCATGAACTCCCAAGGAAAAGTCTGCGAAGCCTCCGGGATGAACATTTTCATCGTCAGAAACGGACAACTGATCACCCCCGGCTACGAACAAGATATCCTAGAAGGCATCACCCGCGACAGCGTTCTCACCCTCGCCAGAGACTTAGGAATTCCCACCGTTGAAAGGTCTGTAGACAAATCGGAACTTTTCATCGCCGATGAAGTCTTCCTCTGCGGAACCGCCGCCAAAATTACCCCCGTCAAACGCATTGAAAACTACTCTTTTTCCACCAAAAGACCCATCACCGAAAAACTCCGCGAAAAACTAACCGCCATCACCGAAAACCGCGACCCTCAGTATCAGGATTGGGTTTATACGATTCCCCTCTAG
- a CDS encoding sigma-70 family RNA polymerase sigma factor gives MARSCSSVGCRYDSTGLDEIQVVMHPRASLIDIFSTFLQFDADRLKGWVSDSQLRRSMQKCLEGSDKRETSANQFWVLYWYKIWESRLDRLARSHLVAYLQETGYWTAHKIVLSFHSSQYALSDYFQIAIAQVDKVLKGYNPQQGVRLNNYASAIFHSAIKETLRQRHEVDICTPWALLRKLSQKRLEEALAVSGLPAETIASYILAWSCFKAIYVPTQASGTRQLDTPDGETWKAIATCYNEHRQNLPPCQAADLEKWLLACVKAARAYLYPVRHSLNSTKPEQESEWVDELVAFEGESLLSQLIAQQEEQSRLLHHSQINQILTDAMAQLAPESQELLQLYYAQGLTQQQLAQKLEIKQYTVSRRLTKIRSTLLSTLAQWSAESLHISLTSEVLKSMSVVLDEWLNTHFQREE, from the coding sequence TTGGCTAGAAGCTGTTCCTCGGTCGGATGTCGCTATGATAGTACCGGACTGGATGAAATTCAGGTTGTGATGCACCCTAGGGCAAGTTTGATTGATATATTCTCAACCTTCTTGCAATTTGATGCAGATCGGTTGAAGGGTTGGGTTAGCGATTCGCAGTTACGCCGCAGTATGCAGAAGTGTTTGGAGGGTTCTGATAAGCGGGAGACTTCGGCAAATCAGTTTTGGGTGCTGTATTGGTATAAGATTTGGGAGTCGCGCTTGGATAGGCTGGCGCGATCGCACTTAGTTGCCTATTTACAGGAAACGGGGTATTGGACGGCGCATAAGATTGTGTTGAGCTTTCACAGTTCCCAGTATGCGCTATCCGATTACTTTCAAATTGCGATCGCCCAAGTCGATAAAGTCCTCAAAGGCTACAATCCTCAACAGGGCGTGCGCCTCAATAACTACGCCAGCGCCATCTTTCACAGCGCCATTAAAGAAACCCTGCGCCAGCGTCATGAGGTGGATATCTGCACCCCCTGGGCGCTGCTGAGGAAACTGAGTCAAAAACGCCTAGAAGAAGCCCTCGCCGTGTCAGGACTGCCTGCGGAAACGATCGCGAGTTATATTTTAGCCTGGAGTTGCTTTAAGGCGATTTACGTCCCCACTCAAGCATCGGGAACGCGCCAACTCGATACGCCAGATGGGGAAACCTGGAAGGCGATCGCCACTTGCTATAACGAACATCGCCAAAATCTGCCCCCTTGTCAAGCCGCCGATCTCGAAAAGTGGCTGCTGGCTTGCGTCAAAGCCGCCCGCGCCTACCTCTACCCGGTACGCCATTCCCTTAATAGCACCAAACCCGAACAAGAAAGCGAGTGGGTGGATGAATTAGTCGCCTTTGAAGGCGAATCTTTACTCTCGCAACTCATCGCCCAACAAGAAGAACAAAGCCGCCTGCTACATCACAGTCAAATCAACCAAATTCTGACGGATGCAATGGCACAACTGGCTCCTGAATCTCAAGAATTATTGCAGCTTTACTACGCCCAAGGATTAACTCAACAACAACTGGCGCAAAAGCTGGAAATTAAGCAATATACCGTGTCTCGCCGCTTAACCAAAATTCGCTCAACCCTTTTAAGTACCCTAGCTCAATGGAGCGCGGAAAGCCTGCATATTTCTTTAACTTCCGAGGTATTGAAAAGCATGAGTGTTGTGCTGGATGAGTGGTTAAATACTCATTTCCAGCGTGAGGAGTGA
- a CDS encoding caspase family protein has protein sequence MCPVGIGTSRTVRKLDTTKAKLWLLLVGVNQYQDTQISTLRYSALDCQGLAEALMGSNLEFPEKALEVYHDFAPHQPTLAAIRDSLKTVSASVQPQDTILFYFSGHGLLEPQTQQAVLCLSDTQRDNLIETGLPLAELLYWLSESSAQQQLVWLDACHSGGMTLRQVKNSDSKKGESAVIPQFVEILEQQARKSKGFYALLSCDQGQQSWEFPELGHGVFTYYLMRGLRGEAANSQGVIEADSLYRYVYHQTLQYIDKTNQQLRLINQQKRGRGDTQLQSEYSLQTPKRIVEGVGELILGYWKATPTSRYPRQALIVEGFAGSKTTLALSKFLRQAGSFELDYWYKHKSGLELQGSIQQLLQTSESTSTDLPRTLEPETTTALLYLRGKIHQDKLEEPELILGEKIRLSRSWLRQQLRHATVPQQILILDCPESTYLQDWVEDLQLGTEQGQCLIAASSPRENPDYFAEILRETLETANQPTGLPVAAWISQLQKALAGTEIELYVWLSGARGVIEVLPTRLSSRGTKVLDNFDLGICPYRGLQAFTTEDAAYFYGRESLTQQLIYELRQSAFLAVVGASGSGKSSVVQAGLVAQLQQGKLLPGSEQWEVGIMQPGEHPLSALAGGLAALSQEGGLTAEQVEGILHLGVDNFVYFLRSRPEPVLVLVVDQFEELFTLSSRQQRQQFLELVLGALQYARDRLKVVITLRADFLSHALELPGLSEAIQKSSIFVPPQLSAEAYREAIVNPAEQVGLEVEPELIDILLRELDNASGDLPLLEFVLEQLWEHRQNAQLTLNAYLNAIGGLQGALERKAQAVYDSLEPPAQRCAQWIFLSLVQFGEGTQETRRHILKSDLAVPRYPATLIEKTLSTLVAAKLIVIQGAKENQRAKGENFTPDFTIEQPTVEIAHEILIRHWSSLRWWLEENRTRLLKQRQLEQAAQLWLNGFQKPEYLLQGVRLGEAEEIYIEYADELPEEVQRFIEACLAERQRQQREATRRLRRNQLAVAVISVMAIASSTLAWFAQQQKLAAQLQEIDALNASAEALLASHQQLEALTTSLKAATLFQRLPQKPQFLHTQLKTASTLQQTLSLTQERNRLQIHSQKVNSVAFSPDGQRFASASDDNTVILWGSHGEKLATLTGNARFLSVAFSPDSQTLVTGDASGRVQLWHSDGTLRQTLNAHSDWVTCAIFHPNSQQLVSASRDGSLKFWSLEGDLLKTLPASSGWVNDVTVSPEGQVIASAGEDGKIQLWDNQGQLIKSWQADDDRVTSIRFSPDGEVLAAGGSHLKLWNRNGELVEAWETGSEPINSLSWDNTGEYLAVARGNRLQIWDREGSLKQILNGHGAEVLGVSWHPDAAVIVSGSTDKTVRLWTLNPLTTGEAVDKIAFSSDGQLFASAGWEGEIHIYTTKDQQLILQIPATELAPISSLAFSRDRQYIAASGENLIQIWQVSNGQPVFTLQGHQNRVTTIQFSPNGQQLASGSEDATVKLWSVAEGRLLNTLTGHTDGVTSLSWNATGDLLASGSYDQTVRIWRSEGSEVQTWEAHGLGVSAIAFSPHANLLATASWDNTIKLWTLNGELKHTLTGHSNGITSLDWHPTGKILASSSADGTVKLWNSGILLKTLIGDAASVHQVLFSPQGNVLLSASEGTGTKLQELNLVNLVLQSCSQLQGYLNANLSTLEENQSCGKVKFKHF, from the coding sequence ATGTGTCCAGTTGGTATTGGTACAAGCCGAACGGTTAGAAAACTTGACACCACAAAGGCGAAACTGTGGTTGTTACTTGTTGGCGTCAATCAATACCAAGATACACAAATTTCTACCCTGCGCTATTCTGCTTTAGACTGTCAGGGACTTGCAGAAGCTTTGATGGGTTCTAACCTTGAATTTCCCGAAAAAGCGCTTGAAGTTTATCACGACTTTGCACCACATCAACCCACCTTAGCCGCAATTAGAGATAGCCTTAAAACAGTTTCCGCTTCAGTTCAACCCCAGGATACGATTCTCTTTTATTTTTCTGGACATGGTTTATTAGAACCTCAAACCCAACAAGCGGTTCTTTGCTTATCCGATACCCAGAGAGATAACTTAATTGAAACTGGCTTACCTTTAGCAGAACTCCTTTATTGGCTATCTGAATCTAGCGCGCAACAACAACTGGTTTGGCTGGATGCTTGTCATAGTGGCGGGATGACCCTGAGACAAGTAAAAAATAGCGATTCCAAGAAAGGAGAATCGGCGGTTATTCCCCAATTTGTGGAAATTTTGGAACAGCAAGCGCGAAAAAGTAAAGGCTTTTATGCGTTATTGTCTTGCGACCAGGGACAGCAGTCTTGGGAATTTCCTGAACTGGGACATGGCGTTTTTACTTACTATTTAATGCGGGGATTGCGCGGTGAAGCCGCGAATTCCCAAGGGGTGATTGAAGCCGATAGTTTATATCGCTATGTTTACCATCAAACTCTGCAATATATTGATAAAACTAATCAGCAACTGCGGTTAATTAATCAACAAAAACGCGGACGGGGGGATACCCAACTGCAATCGGAATATTCCTTACAAACGCCTAAGCGAATTGTGGAAGGTGTTGGCGAACTAATTTTAGGCTATTGGAAAGCCACGCCAACTTCTCGCTATCCCAGACAGGCTTTAATTGTGGAAGGCTTTGCGGGAAGTAAAACGACTTTAGCTTTGAGTAAGTTTTTACGACAGGCGGGTAGCTTTGAACTCGACTATTGGTATAAGCATAAGTCGGGATTGGAGTTACAGGGTAGCATTCAGCAGCTTTTGCAAACTTCGGAATCGACTTCCACCGATTTACCGAGAACCTTAGAACCGGAAACGACGACAGCCTTACTCTATTTACGGGGTAAAATCCATCAAGATAAGTTAGAGGAACCGGAGTTAATTTTAGGTGAGAAAATTCGTCTCAGCCGTTCTTGGTTAAGACAGCAACTCCGCCACGCTACTGTTCCCCAACAGATTCTGATTTTAGATTGTCCTGAATCTACTTATTTACAAGATTGGGTGGAAGATTTGCAACTGGGAACTGAACAGGGACAATGTTTAATTGCAGCGAGTTCTCCTAGGGAAAATCCCGATTATTTTGCAGAGATTTTACGCGAAACGTTAGAAACAGCCAACCAACCGACAGGCTTACCTGTGGCGGCTTGGATTTCTCAATTGCAAAAAGCTTTAGCCGGAACAGAAATTGAATTATATGTGTGGTTATCGGGTGCAAGAGGGGTTATTGAAGTGTTACCCACGCGCCTGAGTTCGCGGGGAACTAAGGTTTTAGATAATTTTGATTTAGGGATTTGTCCTTATCGGGGTTTGCAAGCTTTTACGACTGAAGATGCAGCTTATTTTTATGGTCGAGAAAGTTTAACCCAGCAGTTGATTTATGAGTTGCGCCAATCTGCCTTTTTAGCTGTGGTGGGTGCATCGGGAAGCGGTAAATCTTCGGTGGTTCAAGCGGGTTTAGTGGCGCAACTCCAGCAGGGAAAGCTATTACCGGGAAGCGAACAATGGGAAGTTGGCATAATGCAGCCAGGAGAACATCCCTTATCGGCTTTGGCGGGTGGTTTGGCGGCGCTTTCTCAAGAGGGGGGGTTAACGGCTGAACAGGTGGAAGGGATTTTGCATTTGGGGGTGGATAACTTTGTTTATTTCCTGCGAAGTCGTCCGGAACCTGTGTTGGTGTTGGTGGTTGACCAATTTGAGGAACTGTTTACCCTGAGTAGTCGCCAGCAGCGACAGCAGTTTTTAGAGTTGGTTTTGGGGGCCTTGCAGTATGCGCGCGATCGCCTTAAGGTAGTCATTACCCTGCGAGCCGATTTCCTCAGTCACGCTTTAGAACTCCCTGGCTTAAGCGAGGCGATTCAAAAATCCAGTATTTTTGTCCCTCCCCAACTCTCCGCTGAAGCCTACCGGGAAGCGATTGTGAACCCCGCCGAACAAGTGGGGTTAGAGGTGGAACCGGAACTGATTGATATTTTATTGCGCGAACTCGATAACGCCTCTGGAGACTTACCCTTACTGGAATTTGTCTTAGAACAGCTTTGGGAACATCGCCAAAACGCGCAACTGACTCTCAATGCTTACCTAAACGCCATTGGCGGATTGCAAGGGGCCTTAGAACGCAAGGCCCAAGCCGTTTATGATAGTTTAGAACCCCCAGCGCAACGTTGCGCCCAGTGGATATTCCTGTCGTTAGTCCAATTTGGGGAAGGAACCCAAGAAACCCGCCGCCACATCCTCAAATCAGATTTAGCGGTTCCGCGATATCCCGCAACCTTAATTGAAAAGACCCTTTCTACCTTAGTTGCAGCTAAACTGATTGTGATTCAAGGCGCGAAGGAAAATCAACGCGCTAAAGGCGAGAATTTTACCCCAGACTTTACCATCGAACAGCCAACGGTGGAAATTGCCCATGAAATTCTGATCCGTCATTGGTCTAGCTTACGCTGGTGGTTAGAGGAAAATCGCACCCGCTTGCTAAAACAACGCCAACTCGAACAAGCGGCGCAATTGTGGCTAAACGGTTTTCAAAAACCTGAATATCTCTTACAAGGGGTACGCTTGGGAGAAGCGGAAGAGATTTATATTGAATACGCTGACGAACTTCCCGAAGAGGTACAGCGTTTTATTGAAGCTTGTTTAGCCGAAAGACAGCGACAGCAGCGGGAAGCAACCCGCAGACTCCGACGCAATCAGTTAGCGGTGGCTGTTATTAGTGTAATGGCGATCGCCTCTAGTACCCTCGCCTGGTTTGCACAACAACAGAAATTAGCCGCACAATTACAAGAAATTGATGCACTTAACGCCTCAGCAGAAGCACTTTTAGCCTCCCATCAGCAGTTAGAAGCCTTAACCACTAGCCTCAAAGCGGCGACTTTATTCCAACGCCTCCCCCAGAAACCCCAATTTCTTCATACCCAACTCAAAACCGCCAGTACCCTCCAACAAACTCTCAGCCTCACCCAAGAACGCAACCGCCTGCAAATTCATAGCCAAAAAGTGAATAGCGTGGCTTTCTCTCCCGACGGACAGCGGTTCGCCTCGGCTAGCGATGATAATACCGTTATCCTTTGGGGAAGTCATGGCGAAAAATTAGCAACCCTAACCGGAAATGCACGTTTCCTCAGCGTCGCCTTTAGTCCCGATAGCCAAACCCTCGTTACAGGAGATGCTAGCGGACGGGTGCAACTGTGGCATTCTGATGGTACATTGCGCCAAACCCTAAACGCCCATTCTGATTGGGTGACTTGTGCTATCTTTCATCCCAATAGTCAGCAACTCGTTTCCGCCTCCCGCGATGGAAGTCTGAAATTTTGGAGTTTGGAGGGGGACTTACTCAAAACGCTACCCGCAAGTTCGGGTTGGGTAAACGATGTCACGGTGAGTCCAGAGGGTCAAGTTATCGCCTCAGCGGGTGAAGATGGCAAAATTCAACTGTGGGATAACCAAGGACAGTTGATTAAATCTTGGCAAGCTGATGATGATAGGGTGACGAGTATCCGGTTTAGTCCCGATGGTGAAGTTCTCGCGGCTGGGGGTAGCCACCTGAAACTCTGGAACCGTAATGGGGAGTTGGTGGAAGCTTGGGAAACGGGTAGCGAACCTATTAATAGTCTCAGTTGGGATAACACTGGGGAATATCTCGCCGTCGCTAGGGGGAACCGCCTGCAAATTTGGGATAGGGAAGGGAGTCTCAAACAAATCTTAAACGGTCATGGGGCTGAGGTGTTAGGGGTGAGTTGGCATCCCGACGCGGCGGTTATTGTTTCCGGGAGTACGGATAAAACGGTGAGGTTGTGGACGCTAAACCCCCTCACAACCGGGGAAGCGGTTGATAAAATAGCTTTCAGTTCAGATGGCCAACTCTTTGCGTCTGCGGGGTGGGAAGGTGAGATTCATATCTACACCACAAAAGACCAACAATTAATCTTGCAAATTCCCGCTACAGAGTTAGCGCCAATCTCTAGCCTCGCATTTAGTCGCGATCGCCAGTATATTGCAGCCAGTGGTGAAAATCTTATTCAAATTTGGCAAGTTAGTAACGGTCAACCCGTTTTTACCTTACAAGGCCATCAAAACCGGGTAACTACGATTCAGTTTAGTCCTAACGGTCAGCAATTGGCGTCTGGAAGCGAAGATGCGACGGTTAAGTTATGGTCTGTTGCTGAAGGTCGCCTACTCAATACCTTAACCGGACATACCGATGGCGTGACCAGTCTTAGCTGGAATGCGACGGGAGACTTACTGGCGTCGGGAAGTTATGACCAAACGGTGAGAATTTGGCGCAGCGAGGGTTCTGAGGTGCAAACCTGGGAGGCGCATGGGTTGGGAGTCAGCGCGATCGCCTTTAGTCCCCATGCTAATCTGTTAGCAACGGCCAGTTGGGATAATACGATTAAACTCTGGACGCTAAACGGCGAACTCAAACATACCCTAACCGGACATAGTAATGGCATTACTAGTTTAGACTGGCATCCCACCGGAAAGATTCTCGCCTCTAGCAGCGCCGATGGTACGGTCAAGCTTTGGAATTCTGGAATTTTACTCAAAACATTGATAGGGGATGCGGCTAGCGTCCATCAAGTTTTGTTCAGTCCCCAAGGTAATGTTTTACTCTCGGCTAGCGAAGGGACAGGTACGAAGTTACAAGAACTGAACTTAGTTAATCTAGTCTTGCAAAGCTGTTCTCAGTTACAGGGATACTTGAACGCAAATTTATCGACTCTAGAAGAGAATCAAAGCTGCGGTAAAGTGAAATTTAAACACTTTTGA
- a CDS encoding DUF1822 family protein, with the protein MTADSTPFNSVEPTQLFFELSIEAQQQAWRNVRAFSTPQARWNAYLNQLCLDAVLTELPENGLAAQLDLKFWEGTNGTAVRLNHQRLLLVPSEAIDNRELRVPQEWVDIPSWRADYYLAVQVHPDAGIRVWGYTTHQHLKTQGQYHDRDRTYSLDDTQLIADLSVFMVARQLCPTEPTQAAVSPLPQLSLTQAENLLERLASPELLDPRLAIPFEWWAALIAHDGWRQRFTQQRQGLPEQWNLRQWLQQGVSRLAQQCGWERVEFQPALAGARGTEEMMAEAMAVRSLLIAGQPYELRILSQNLQNPNIWRFELHPGSLEGRIPGGFRLRLLTEDLQPFENNEDLALTAADLLFVDVALESGEGLVWEIEPFPENYQQEILRF; encoded by the coding sequence ATGACGGCTGATTCCACTCCCTTTAATTCGGTTGAACCGACTCAGTTATTTTTTGAACTGTCAATAGAGGCGCAACAACAGGCTTGGCGAAACGTTCGGGCGTTTTCCACCCCCCAAGCGCGTTGGAATGCCTATTTGAATCAGCTTTGTCTGGATGCAGTTCTCACAGAGTTACCGGAAAACGGGTTAGCGGCTCAACTGGATCTAAAATTTTGGGAGGGAACAAACGGAACGGCGGTGCGCCTCAACCATCAACGCTTGCTTTTAGTTCCTAGCGAAGCCATTGACAATCGAGAATTGCGGGTTCCCCAAGAATGGGTTGATATTCCCAGTTGGCGGGCTGATTATTATTTAGCGGTTCAAGTTCATCCCGATGCAGGAATTCGGGTTTGGGGCTATACCACGCATCAACACCTGAAAACCCAAGGACAATATCACGATCGCGATCGCACCTACAGCTTAGACGATACCCAACTGATCGCCGATTTGTCCGTTTTTATGGTGGCGCGTCAACTTTGCCCCACAGAACCCACCCAAGCCGCCGTTTCACCGCTTCCCCAGCTTTCCCTCACCCAAGCCGAAAACCTCCTCGAACGTCTCGCTTCCCCAGAATTACTCGATCCGCGACTAGCCATTCCCTTTGAGTGGTGGGCGGCTTTAATTGCCCATGATGGCTGGCGTCAGCGCTTCACGCAACAGCGTCAAGGCTTACCCGAACAATGGAATCTTCGCCAATGGTTGCAACAGGGGGTGTCTCGCCTCGCCCAACAATGCGGTTGGGAGAGAGTGGAGTTTCAACCTGCCCTAGCAGGGGCGAGGGGTACTGAAGAAATGATGGCAGAGGCAATGGCCGTGCGATCGCTCTTGATTGCCGGACAACCCTACGAACTTCGCATTCTGTCTCAAAATCTCCAAAACCCTAATATCTGGCGCTTTGAGCTTCACCCAGGCAGCTTAGAGGGGAGAATTCCGGGGGGGTTCCGCCTGCGACTGCTGACTGAAGATTTACAGCCGTTTGAAAATAATGAAGATTTGGCGCTGACGGCGGCGGATTTATTGTTTGTGGATGTGGCGCTAGAGTCTGGGGAAGGTTTGGTTTGGGAAATTGAACCGTTTCCGGAGAACTACCAGCAGGAAATTCTACGCTTCTAG